A portion of the Gossypium arboreum isolate Shixiya-1 chromosome 8, ASM2569848v2, whole genome shotgun sequence genome contains these proteins:
- the LOC108458105 gene encoding boron transporter 1 isoform X1, producing MEETFVPLRGIKNDLRGRLMCYKQDWTGGFKAGFRILAPTTYIFFASAIPVISFGEQLERNTDGVLTAVQTLASTALCGIIHSIIGGQPLLILGVAEPTVIMYTFMFNFVKDVPDLGRDLFLAWSGWVCVWTAALLFLLSILGACSIINRFTRVAGELFGLLIAMLFMQQAIKGIVEEFRIPQHENPKLTEFTPSWRFANGMFALVLSFGLLFSALRSRKARSWRYGTGWLRSFIADYGVPFMVLVWTAASYIPSGSVPKGVPRRLFSPNPWSPGAYENWTVIKDMLNVPVVYIIGAFIPATMIAVLYYFDHSVASQLAQQKEFNLRKPSCYHYDLLLLGFLTLLCGLIGIPPANGVIPQSPMHTKSLATLKHQLLRNRLVATARKCIRKNASLGQLYGNMQEAYQQMQTPLVYQEPSARQGLHELKESTVQVATCTGNIDAPIDETLFDIEKEIDDLLPVEVKEQRLSNLLQATMVGGCVAAMPILKMIPTSVLWGYFAFMAIESLPGNQFWERILLLFTAPSRRYKVLEQQHATFVETVPFKTIAMFTIFQTAYLLVCFGLTWIPIAGVMFPLMIMLLVPVRQYVLPKFFKGAHLYDLDAAEYEEAPALPYSLATETELGQGAAYAGDSEILDEVITRSRGEFRHTCSPKITSSTATPANGPRSHQSPRLSCNSPRLSELKGERSPRASGNGSHSPRTGELKPSNLGKSPLNQGSN from the exons ATGGAGGAGACCTTTGTGCCTTTACGAGGCATCAAGAATGACCTCAGAGGCAGATTGATGTGTTACAAGCAAGACTGGACTGGTGGCTTTAAAGCAGGATTcag GATTCTGGCTCCCACCACTTACATTTTCTTCGCCTCTGCCATTCCCGTCATTTCATTTGGTGAACAACTCGAGAGAAATACCG ATGGAGTGCTCACAGCAGTTCAAACCTTAGCATCTACAGCACTTTGTGGGATCATACACTCGATAATCGGAGGTCAACCTTTGCTGATACTAGGAGTTGCTGAGCCAACTGTCATTATGTATACATTCATGTTCAACTTTGTTAAAGACGTACCGGATTTGGGTCGGGACCTATTTCTAGCTTGGTCTGGATG GGTATGTGTGTGGACTGCAGCCTTGCTGTTCTTACTGTCTATCTTGGGAGCATGTTCCATTATCAACAGGTTTACCCGTGTGGCAGGCGAATTGTTCGGTCTGCTTATAGCTATGCTGTTTATGCAGCAAGCTATCAAA GGCATTGTGGAAGAGTTCCGAATTCCACAACACGAAAATCCCAAACTCACAGAGTTTACACCTTCATGGAGGTTTGCCAATGGGATGTTTGCTTTGGTTTTGTCATTTGGCCTTCTTTTTTCGGCATTAAGAAGCCGAAAAGCAAGGTCTTGGCGCTACGGGACTG GTTGGCTTAGAAGCTTTATAGCAGACTATGGTGTGCCATTTATGGTACTTGTGTGGACAGCAGCGTCTTACATACCATCCGGAAGTGTTCCAAAAGGAGTCCCACGTCGTCTCTTCAGCCCGAATCCCTGGTCCCCTGGTGCTTATGAAAATTGGACAGTTATCAAG GACATGCTAAATGTTCCAGTTGTGTATATCATTGGAGCTTTCATTCCAGCCACAATGATTGCAGTGCTTTATTACTTTGACCATAGCGTAGCATCTCAGCTTGCTCAGCAGAAAGAGTTTAATTTGAGAAAACCATCTTGTTACCATTATGACTTACTTCTTTTGGGATTCTTG ACATTGTTATGTGGTCTTATCGGCATCCCTCCGGCAAATGGGGTCATCCCGCAATCACCGATGCATACCAAGAGCTTGGCTACCCTCAAACATCAA CTCCTTCGTAATCGACTGGTTGCAACAGCACGCAAATGTATAAGAAAGAATGCTAGCTTGGGACAATTGTATGGAAATATGCAAGAAGCCTATCAGCAAATGCAGACTCCTTTAGTTTACCAGGAGCCTTCAGCTAGA CAGGGACTACATGAACTAAAAGAATCAACAGTTCAAGTTGCTACGTGTACAGGCAACATCGATGCCCCTATTGACGAAACTTTGTTTGATATCGAGAAAGAGATTGATGATCTATTGCCTGTTGAAGTAAAAGAACAGCGCCTCAGCAACTTGCTTCAAGCCACCATGGTAGGAGGATGTGTTGCAGCAATGCCTATCCTTAAAATGATCCCGACTTCAGTCCTCTGGGGCTACTTCGCATTCATGGCTATTGAAAGCTTACCGGGTAACCAATTTTGGGAAAGGATCTTATTGCTCTTCACTGCACCAAGCAGAAGATACAa GGTCCTTGAGCAGCAACATGCAACCTTTGTGGAAACTGTTCCATTCAAGACTATTGCAATGTTCACCATTTTCCAAACGGCGTATCTGCTTGTATGTTTCGGTCTAACCTGGATTCCGATCGCCGGGGTCATGTTTCCTTTGATGATCATGCTTTTAGTACCAGTAAGACAATACGTCCTGCCCAAGTTTTTCAAAGGGGCGCATCTTTATGACTTGGATGCCGCAGAGTATGAAGAGGCACCCGCTTTGCCATATAGTCTTGCCACA GAGACAGAGCTGGGACAAGGAGCAGCCTATGCAGGGGACAGTGAGATATTAGATGAAGTTATTACAAGAAGCCGGGGTGAATTCAGACATACTTGCAGTCCTAAAATCACAAGCTCCACTGCTACGCCAGCAAATGGCCCGAGAAGCCATCAAAGCCCGCGGCTCTCATGTAATAGCCCTCGTCTGAGTGAGCTGAAAGGAGAGAGAAGCCCTCGGGCGAGTGGAAATGGATCACACAGTCCAAGGACTGGGGAGCTGAAACCATCTAATCTGGGGAAAAGTCCTCTTAACCAAGGATCGAATTAG
- the LOC108458105 gene encoding boron transporter 1 isoform X2 yields MEETFVPLRGIKNDLRGRLMCYKQDWTGGFKAGFRILAPTTYIFFASAIPVISFGEQLERNTDGVLTAVQTLASTALCGIIHSIIGGQPLLILGVAEPTVIMYTFMFNFVKDVPDLGRDLFLAWSGWVCVWTAALLFLLSILGACSIINRFTRVAGELFGLLIAMLFMQQAIKGIVEEFRIPQHENPKLTEFTPSWRFANGMFALVLSFGLLFSALRSRKARSWRYGTGWLRSFIADYGVPFMVLVWTAASYIPSGSVPKGVPRRLFSPNPWSPGAYENWTVIKDMLNVPVVYIIGAFIPATMIAVLYYFDHSVASQLAQQKEFNLRKPSCYHYDLLLLGFLTLLCGLIGIPPANGVIPQSPMHTKSLATLKHQLLRNRLVATARKCIRKNASLGQLYGNMQEAYQQMQTPLVYQEPSARGLHELKESTVQVATCTGNIDAPIDETLFDIEKEIDDLLPVEVKEQRLSNLLQATMVGGCVAAMPILKMIPTSVLWGYFAFMAIESLPGNQFWERILLLFTAPSRRYKVLEQQHATFVETVPFKTIAMFTIFQTAYLLVCFGLTWIPIAGVMFPLMIMLLVPVRQYVLPKFFKGAHLYDLDAAEYEEAPALPYSLATETELGQGAAYAGDSEILDEVITRSRGEFRHTCSPKITSSTATPANGPRSHQSPRLSCNSPRLSELKGERSPRASGNGSHSPRTGELKPSNLGKSPLNQGSN; encoded by the exons ATGGAGGAGACCTTTGTGCCTTTACGAGGCATCAAGAATGACCTCAGAGGCAGATTGATGTGTTACAAGCAAGACTGGACTGGTGGCTTTAAAGCAGGATTcag GATTCTGGCTCCCACCACTTACATTTTCTTCGCCTCTGCCATTCCCGTCATTTCATTTGGTGAACAACTCGAGAGAAATACCG ATGGAGTGCTCACAGCAGTTCAAACCTTAGCATCTACAGCACTTTGTGGGATCATACACTCGATAATCGGAGGTCAACCTTTGCTGATACTAGGAGTTGCTGAGCCAACTGTCATTATGTATACATTCATGTTCAACTTTGTTAAAGACGTACCGGATTTGGGTCGGGACCTATTTCTAGCTTGGTCTGGATG GGTATGTGTGTGGACTGCAGCCTTGCTGTTCTTACTGTCTATCTTGGGAGCATGTTCCATTATCAACAGGTTTACCCGTGTGGCAGGCGAATTGTTCGGTCTGCTTATAGCTATGCTGTTTATGCAGCAAGCTATCAAA GGCATTGTGGAAGAGTTCCGAATTCCACAACACGAAAATCCCAAACTCACAGAGTTTACACCTTCATGGAGGTTTGCCAATGGGATGTTTGCTTTGGTTTTGTCATTTGGCCTTCTTTTTTCGGCATTAAGAAGCCGAAAAGCAAGGTCTTGGCGCTACGGGACTG GTTGGCTTAGAAGCTTTATAGCAGACTATGGTGTGCCATTTATGGTACTTGTGTGGACAGCAGCGTCTTACATACCATCCGGAAGTGTTCCAAAAGGAGTCCCACGTCGTCTCTTCAGCCCGAATCCCTGGTCCCCTGGTGCTTATGAAAATTGGACAGTTATCAAG GACATGCTAAATGTTCCAGTTGTGTATATCATTGGAGCTTTCATTCCAGCCACAATGATTGCAGTGCTTTATTACTTTGACCATAGCGTAGCATCTCAGCTTGCTCAGCAGAAAGAGTTTAATTTGAGAAAACCATCTTGTTACCATTATGACTTACTTCTTTTGGGATTCTTG ACATTGTTATGTGGTCTTATCGGCATCCCTCCGGCAAATGGGGTCATCCCGCAATCACCGATGCATACCAAGAGCTTGGCTACCCTCAAACATCAA CTCCTTCGTAATCGACTGGTTGCAACAGCACGCAAATGTATAAGAAAGAATGCTAGCTTGGGACAATTGTATGGAAATATGCAAGAAGCCTATCAGCAAATGCAGACTCCTTTAGTTTACCAGGAGCCTTCAGCTAGA GGACTACATGAACTAAAAGAATCAACAGTTCAAGTTGCTACGTGTACAGGCAACATCGATGCCCCTATTGACGAAACTTTGTTTGATATCGAGAAAGAGATTGATGATCTATTGCCTGTTGAAGTAAAAGAACAGCGCCTCAGCAACTTGCTTCAAGCCACCATGGTAGGAGGATGTGTTGCAGCAATGCCTATCCTTAAAATGATCCCGACTTCAGTCCTCTGGGGCTACTTCGCATTCATGGCTATTGAAAGCTTACCGGGTAACCAATTTTGGGAAAGGATCTTATTGCTCTTCACTGCACCAAGCAGAAGATACAa GGTCCTTGAGCAGCAACATGCAACCTTTGTGGAAACTGTTCCATTCAAGACTATTGCAATGTTCACCATTTTCCAAACGGCGTATCTGCTTGTATGTTTCGGTCTAACCTGGATTCCGATCGCCGGGGTCATGTTTCCTTTGATGATCATGCTTTTAGTACCAGTAAGACAATACGTCCTGCCCAAGTTTTTCAAAGGGGCGCATCTTTATGACTTGGATGCCGCAGAGTATGAAGAGGCACCCGCTTTGCCATATAGTCTTGCCACA GAGACAGAGCTGGGACAAGGAGCAGCCTATGCAGGGGACAGTGAGATATTAGATGAAGTTATTACAAGAAGCCGGGGTGAATTCAGACATACTTGCAGTCCTAAAATCACAAGCTCCACTGCTACGCCAGCAAATGGCCCGAGAAGCCATCAAAGCCCGCGGCTCTCATGTAATAGCCCTCGTCTGAGTGAGCTGAAAGGAGAGAGAAGCCCTCGGGCGAGTGGAAATGGATCACACAGTCCAAGGACTGGGGAGCTGAAACCATCTAATCTGGGGAAAAGTCCTCTTAACCAAGGATCGAATTAG